A window of the Deltaproteobacteria bacterium genome harbors these coding sequences:
- the miaA gene encoding tRNA (adenosine(37)-N6)-dimethylallyltransferase MiaA has product MILPQLVIITGPTATGKTALAIELARQYNAEIVSADSRQAYRYLDIGTAKPTPAQQEAVPHHLIDVVNPDEQFDGARFRALALAAIADIHQRGKRVLVVGGTGLYLRALTRGLFAGPAADLALRTQLQEQEQREGKGFLHRRLREVDPEAASRLHPNDTVRLIRALEVFLTTGKPMSQWQREHGFRDRPFQTLMIGLVCERETLHRRIAERCQQMLKDGLVDEVQRVWAMGYGSELPVMQTIGYAQVKALLQGQCSEEEALAQMTTETKKLAKRQLTWFRAEPDLQWFAPSQGREIVDVIGRFWLQ; this is encoded by the coding sequence ATGATTTTACCTCAGCTTGTCATCATTACCGGCCCGACCGCGACCGGCAAGACTGCACTCGCAATTGAACTGGCGAGACAATACAACGCAGAGATTGTCAGTGCTGATTCACGACAAGCCTATCGCTATCTCGATATCGGAACGGCGAAACCGACACCGGCACAACAGGAAGCTGTCCCTCATCACCTCATTGATGTTGTAAATCCTGACGAACAGTTCGACGGTGCGCGATTTCGTGCGCTTGCGCTAGCCGCGATTGCGGATATTCACCAGCGTGGGAAACGCGTTCTTGTCGTCGGCGGCACTGGCTTGTATTTACGGGCGCTGACGCGCGGCCTCTTTGCTGGCCCTGCGGCAGATCTAGCGTTGCGCACGCAACTGCAAGAGCAAGAACAGCGCGAAGGCAAAGGGTTCTTGCATCGACGGTTGCGCGAGGTCGATCCTGAGGCAGCGAGTCGTCTGCATCCGAATGATACCGTTCGTCTGATTCGTGCATTGGAGGTATTTCTCACGACTGGAAAACCGATGAGTCAGTGGCAACGCGAGCATGGTTTTCGTGATCGCCCGTTTCAAACGTTAATGATCGGTTTAGTGTGTGAGCGCGAGACCCTGCATCGACGCATTGCTGAACGCTGTCAGCAAATGCTGAAAGATGGCTTAGTTGATGAAGTCCAGCGGGTGTGGGCGATGGGGTATGGGTCAGAACTACCAGTGATGCAAACTATCGGCTATGCCCAAGTCAAAGCACTGTTGCAAGGGCAATGCAGTGAAGAAGAAGCCCTGGCGCAGATGACAACTGAGACCAAGAAACTCGCAAAACGTCAATTGACGTGGTTCCGTGCAGAGCCTGACTTGCAATGGTTTGCCCCCTCCCAGGGACGGGAGATTGTGGATGTGATAGGGAGATTTTGGCTTCAATAG
- a CDS encoding acetyl-CoA carboxylase carboxyltransferase subunit alpha, with protein sequence MPTSYLDFEQPLADVDKRLDELRRLSARSDDEQEELTRLAGQSQQLEQEIYGSLLPWQRVQLSRHIDRPYTLDYIERLCSEFVELHGDRNFSDDAAIVGGLARFRGQPVVVVGHQRGKTTAEKVKRNFGMPRPEGYRKALRLFQLAERFHRPIFAFIDTQGAYPGVDAEERGQAEAIARNIREMAGLRTPIVVTVIGEGGSGGALALGVGDRVLMQENACYSVITPEGCAAILYNERTPERIAWAAESLKITAADLLELEVIDAVIPEPPGGAHRHPEAAVAAVGDALEQQLKELLALSVEQLMEQRYVKFRRMGSVAIADGGNGQG encoded by the coding sequence ATGCCGACGTCATATTTAGATTTTGAACAACCATTAGCGGATGTGGATAAACGCCTCGACGAATTACGCCGATTGTCTGCACGGTCAGACGATGAACAAGAGGAACTGACGCGCTTGGCTGGACAGAGCCAACAATTAGAGCAGGAGATTTACGGATCGCTGTTGCCCTGGCAGCGGGTGCAATTATCGCGTCACATCGATCGTCCCTACACACTCGATTACATCGAGCGGCTGTGTTCGGAATTTGTTGAACTGCATGGCGATCGTAACTTTTCCGATGATGCCGCCATTGTTGGTGGACTGGCGCGGTTTCGCGGGCAACCAGTCGTCGTCGTTGGGCACCAGCGAGGGAAAACCACTGCTGAAAAAGTGAAACGCAACTTTGGCATGCCGCGTCCTGAGGGATACCGCAAAGCGTTGCGGCTCTTTCAACTTGCCGAACGCTTTCATCGCCCGATCTTCGCATTTATCGATACGCAGGGTGCCTATCCTGGCGTTGATGCCGAAGAACGCGGTCAGGCAGAAGCGATTGCCCGTAATATTCGTGAAATGGCGGGGCTACGGACACCAATCGTTGTCACCGTCATTGGCGAAGGTGGCAGCGGCGGAGCCTTAGCATTAGGTGTTGGTGATCGCGTGCTGATGCAAGAAAACGCCTGCTACTCGGTGATTACGCCCGAAGGCTGCGCCGCGATTCTATACAACGAGCGCACGCCAGAGCGTATCGCTTGGGCTGCCGAATCGTTAAAAATCACTGCCGCAGATTTGCTCGAACTCGAAGTGATTGATGCGGTCATTCCCGAACCCCCTGGCGGTGCCCATCGCCACCCTGAGGCGGCAGTCGCTGCAGTTGGTGATGCATTGGAGCAGCAACTGAAAGAGCTGCTTGCCTTATCAGTTGAGCAGTTAATGGAGCAACGCTATGTTAAGTTCCGCCGGATGGGATCGGTTGCTATCGCTGACGGGGGAAACGGTCAAGGCTAA